The nucleotide sequence TTATAGCTTATCTTATGCATGTTTTGAAAACGGCTTTTCCGGGACGGGCTCTATGCTATCCGAGGCAGCCCCGAGAAGCTCCGAAAGGCGGATCCGAACAGAACCGGGCAGTGCCGCAATCGCATCAAAGTGTAAACCCTCGTCAGGCCCCATCTCTGAGCGATGAGGAGTGAAGCGAACAACCCAATTATTCTTGTTCACTTCGTCATCTTTGCGTGCAGGCCATGTCTCAGATACCGTTAGTGGTAGGCCAGCGCCCGCGAGAAGGGCCAGCACGAATGTTACGCACGTCATCCCTTCGCCAAGCTCTCTGGGATACAAACCTCCTGTGCTAGGATTGAACCATGCACGTTCATCTGGGCTAAAGCCGTATGGAATTCTGCTGTGATTCTTTTGCACACGACGCAAGAAAGCTGTAACAGCGGGCAGACGTGCTTTGTCTACTTGAAGGCGAATGCACCATGCTTTCTCTCTGGGTTGTTCTGTAAGGAATTCCCAGTGTCCCATGAGGTGGAGCCAATGGACCATATCGCTTGACCCTCGGTAAACTACGCCAGCGTGCCAACAACCATATTTGGGTTCCCAGGTCAAGAAGATGCCAACCCATTGGTCTATTGGCCACGATGTGGGTGGCCACAAAAAACGCATCTCGTTCATCGTCTAAAGCCCCTGTAAAACCTTCGTGTCTTCCTTGCCTAAGGCACGTAAGCGGCTGGCCGTCGCTTTGCGCAAAGCCGCTCTGGAGGGTAATCGTTCGGCTGAGTCACGCGTGATTGTGAGGAGGCCAATTAAAGCAGAGACTGGGCTTCGCGAAGCCACCTCCGCAATCGCTGCAATCTCTTTATCGCAAGTCTCAAAGTCGCCTGATTCAATATATCCACCGAGAACCGCATACATCTCGTCCATCCCGTCGTCCTCAAAGCCTTGTTCCAGATTTCTCCAGACTGTGTGATACCACCTTGGTAATCTAAGAATCGTGTTTGCCAGAGTGCTTCGGGACTTCTTCATGTCGAGCTGAACCAGTTCCTGCTTGGTTTCAGTGAGGAGTGCGGCCATTTCATCGGAAGCAGTTGGGCGTTTCTTGTTGGAGCTTCGACCACGGTGTGTTGACACGACGGGAAGCAATGGCGATGCCGCACTTTCATACAGCGCGAAGAGATGTTCCACACGCTCCCTGCTGCTGTGGAATTTCTCTGAGCGATAGCACCGATCCACGGCGATATCTAACTCAGCGTGAGCGCGTGCCAGTTGTAAAGGCATGGTTAGGGGGTCGTACAGGTCAGCAAGCGTTCCTTCTCCATCGGGCGGCAAGTAGGGCTTGCGGGCGTCAAGCACCAATTGGGCTGCCGTCTCAACTGCAGTGCGTCGCTTCGGGTCGGTGGCACTCGGCCAAGGGAAGGTGTTGTAAACCATCGAACCAGAGTAGCGGTAGCGCGATTCGAGCCGCCCCCCGACTACGCGAAGCCAATCCATGTGCATCGCTGATGTGAGAACTCCGAATATAAACCGGTCGTTGGTTGGCACGAGAAAGTTTGTATTCGCAGAAACAATCTCGGGAGAAACAATCCCAATTGGTACGTAAGAGCGGCGCTCTGACGAGACTTCCGGTATCAGGATATACTCCGCTGTCTGAGGGTTAAGGTAAAAGAACTGCCATGGAGTTCGCGCTGCGGCTCGTGTTGGGCCAGCGGTACTGCGCTCGCGAAATACCCGAACTTTCTGCACACGCTCCATGATTTTTGGGAGTGCGCGCATTTCAGCGGGCGTAGCGCCAACGAGCCAGAGGCACCATCGCATATTTCCATTGATGAATTCTTCGGAGCCTGTAAACCGCCGCAAGAATCTTTCCGCGCCCGGCTCCTCGCGAAGTAACTCCGCTTTTTCTGTATCCGTCAGAATGAGGTATCCACCATCGGAAGGTTTATTGCCGCAGCGGATTTCCGGAACGTCCGCGAGTGGCTTCGTCCGCTTTGTTACAAATGAGTCTGAGCCTGGAGTCAGGTAAGGGCTGATGTTCGAAACTGAGGTAACGCTGGGACGAGTAGAGTCCGGCTCATAATCCACTATGGTCTTCCGGTCAGTGTCAAAAGCAGCAAACCCGATGATGACGACGTGAACGTGTGCAGCTCCGCGTGCCTCGCTCACCCAGGCAAATGTGCGGTGAGCGAAGTGAATTTTGATGTGAAACTGGCCGAAAAGCATGCCCCATACAATTGGTACCTGTTCGCCTTGCGTGATTGAGTTGGTCGAAACAAAGCCAACCTTGATTTTCGTTCCCTGGATGTATTCGGCTGCCTTACGGAACCAGCAGACCACGTAGTCGATGTCGCCGAGGTTCTTGAAATTACCAAACACTGTCCTCATGTCCGCCTTCTGTGCGTCGCTTTGGTAGTGCTTCCCGACGAACGGGGGATTGCCAAGTACATACGTACATTGCTCAGGAGCCAGCACTTTACGCCAGTCAAGGGTGAGTGCGTTTTTTTGAACTATGTGCGGGCTATTGCGTAATGGCAACCGCTCGAAGCTCTGACCAAAAACTTCAGAAACGCGTTGGTTCATTTGGTGGTCCATCAACCACATTGCCACCTCGGCGATGCGCTTGGGCCACTCTGAATACTCGATGCCGTAAAACTGATCCACGTCCACATGGATGGCCTGTCGGACGTCGAGGAATTGCTGACCAACGTGCAGTTCCTTAAGCAGTTCGAGTTCTAGCTGCCGCAGTTCGCGGTAGCTAAGGACAAGAAAGTTACCGCATCCGCAAGCTGGGTCCATGAGCCGCAATTTGCGAAGCTTTTTATGAAAGTCTTCGAGCCGCATTTTGCGGCGCGTCGAGCGATCGGCACGAATGGTTTCAAACTCTGACTTTAGCTCGTCGAGAAACAGCGCGTGCACGACCTTTAAGATGTCGCGCTCGGACGTATAGTGAGCCCCCTGTTGGCGGCGTTCCTTGTCGTCCATGATTCCTTGGAACAGACTCCCGAACACTGCTGGCGATACGCGCGCCCATTGAAATTCGCAGGCGGCCGCTAAGGCATCGCGCGTACGGCGTGTGAATGGGGGAAACGCAAGGCGGTCTTGGAACAGTTCGCCGTTGATGTAACGGAAGCCTGCGAAGGTGTCTCGAGCCGTGATGGGCCAGCGGTCTTCCGGTGTATTCAGAACATCAAAGAGTTCGTTCAAGCGAGCTCCAACGTCGGAACCATCTTCACGAGTCTGCTGGCGAATAAAGGTCTCAAATGTGGATGGCTCAAAAACCCCGGTGTCATCCGCGAACAAGCAGAACAACAGCCGCACAAGTAATCGTTCCAAGTCAGTGCCCATGAAACCTTGCGCTTCCAGTGTGTCGTGGAGTTCGCACATGAGGTCATAGGCTTTCTGGTTAGCCGGGTCTTCCGGGTTGAGGCGAATGGTCCTCTCGCCTTTGAGGAAGGCAAAATGCCGGGCGTAACGATGAAGTTCTGCTAGCGGAAAACTCGTCGCAGCGTAAGGTTTTCCCGCAAAAAGCGGTAAACCGTGGTCATCCTCTGGCTCTAAATCGTAAAGCGCAAAACGTGCAAAATCGGAAACGATGACGAAGCGAGGGATCTCATCGAACCGACATTCTCTCGCGAGGTCCTCAATGTAGGCGAACGCTTGGGACTCTGCCGCAGCGAGACTTTTACCCGCGCTTTTGTGTTCAACCAAAAGCATGCCGCGCCAGAGCAAGTCGATATAGTTGTAATCGCCATGCAAGTTTCTTACCGCCACTTCAAAGGAAGCGACTGTTCGCCGGTCCCGCCCAAAGACAGCGAAGAACTCATTCCAAAAGGTCTGCTTGCCCGCAGCCTCACTTGCTTCGGTCGCCCAACGACGCGAGAATGCTATGGCGCGGTCGCGAACTTCATTCCATGAAATGTTCTGCATCTGGAAAGGCTAATTGTTCTCGTCGTGTCTTGCGATTCCCAATTTTTCGGCCAAATGGCAGAAAACTTAGTGTCGCAGTAACGTTGAGGTATGTGTTGCGGTTGGCAGCGTAGAGGTCGGCATGGAGATTGAGCCGGAAAACACTTGAGCGCAGTAAGTCGTCCCCAGAGAGGAACCGCTTTCTTAACCTGGCTCGATGCCCTTCCGCTGTTGCTTTGTTCATCATTACCAAACGCCGTTAAGTCCAAAATTTCAACCATTTACGAGTGAAAATGCAGTGCCAGTTTACCAACTATGGCGGCGGATGAAACCAAAAAATCGAATCAGTTGGGTGTGAGCTAAGTCTTGAACCCAATTTGGTGACGTTTTAGTAATCAAAACGGATTGCGCTGTTGCCCTTTCGTTGGTAGTCTCCGCGCAAGCACATGGCTGATGCAATATCATTAACCGCTAATCAGAAGGTTGGGCAGGGGCGTTACACCCTGATACGAAAGTTGGGTCAGGGTGGCATGGGGTTGGTATGGCTGGCGCATGATGAACGATTGCACAAAGCCGCAGCCTTGAAATTCCTGCCGGCGTTAGTACAAGCCGATCCACAAGCATTGGAGGGGTTACGCCGGGAGACTGCCAACGCCCAAATGCTCACCCATCCCAATATTGTCCGCATTCACGATTTTCACGAGTTTGAAGGGGAAGCATCGTTTATTTCCATGGAGTACATTGAAGGCAAGACCTTGGATGTTTTGCGATGCGAGGATTTTAACGGGGTACTGACGTGGGAGCGGTTGAAGCCGTTGGTAAAACAGTTATGCGAGGCACTTCAATATGCGCATGAAATTGGCGTCATCCATCGTGATCTAAAGCCTGCGAACTTGATGGTGGATGCGAAGGGCAATTTGAAGCTGGCGGATTTTGGGATTGCCGCAGTGGTGAGTAATAGCATGAGCCGGATGACGGGCAAGGCGGGGACAAGCGGGACGGTGGCATACATGAGCCCACAGCAAATGCGAGGGAAGACGCCGCAAGTCAGTGATGATGTTTATGCGCTGGGGGCTACTCTTTATCATCTATTCACGAGCAGCCCGCCATTTTACCAAGGCGTGATCGAATACCAGGTGATGCATGAAGTGCCGGAGCAGATTTCCGAACGGTTGAAAGAGCTGGGTCGGGAAAATGAAGTGCCGTTGGGTGTATGTGCGGTAGTGATGGTTTGTTTGGAGAAAGAGGCAGGGAAAAGGCCGCCGAGTACTAAAGACGTTTGGGAACAATTGGAGAAGGCAGAGGGTGAAAGGCGGAGGGGTGAAGGAGAAACGCCAACTTTCGGTGAGTCGGCTCAGGCGAAGATTCAACCAGTATCTTCAACTATTCCGGCGAGTACGCTTGAGATCGTAGTGCCAGCCGCCAGGGAGGCACAGGATGCTGGGGCGGATGTATTATTTTACTGTAATAACTGCGGTCAGCAATTGTTGATTGATAAGGCGGGAGCAGGATTGTCAATTAAATGTCCTACCTGCCTTGCC is from Verrucomicrobiota bacterium and encodes:
- a CDS encoding DNA methyltransferase, encoding MQNISWNEVRDRAIAFSRRWATEASEAAGKQTFWNEFFAVFGRDRRTVASFEVAVRNLHGDYNYIDLLWRGMLLVEHKSAGKSLAAAESQAFAYIEDLARECRFDEIPRFVIVSDFARFALYDLEPEDDHGLPLFAGKPYAATSFPLAELHRYARHFAFLKGERTIRLNPEDPANQKAYDLMCELHDTLEAQGFMGTDLERLLVRLLFCLFADDTGVFEPSTFETFIRQQTREDGSDVGARLNELFDVLNTPEDRWPITARDTFAGFRYINGELFQDRLAFPPFTRRTRDALAAACEFQWARVSPAVFGSLFQGIMDDKERRQQGAHYTSERDILKVVHALFLDELKSEFETIRADRSTRRKMRLEDFHKKLRKLRLMDPACGCGNFLVLSYRELRQLELELLKELHVGQQFLDVRQAIHVDVDQFYGIEYSEWPKRIAEVAMWLMDHQMNQRVSEVFGQSFERLPLRNSPHIVQKNALTLDWRKVLAPEQCTYVLGNPPFVGKHYQSDAQKADMRTVFGNFKNLGDIDYVVCWFRKAAEYIQGTKIKVGFVSTNSITQGEQVPIVWGMLFGQFHIKIHFAHRTFAWVSEARGAAHVHVVIIGFAAFDTDRKTIVDYEPDSTRPSVTSVSNISPYLTPGSDSFVTKRTKPLADVPEIRCGNKPSDGGYLILTDTEKAELLREEPGAERFLRRFTGSEEFINGNMRWCLWLVGATPAEMRALPKIMERVQKVRVFRERSTAGPTRAAARTPWQFFYLNPQTAEYILIPEVSSERRSYVPIGIVSPEIVSANTNFLVPTNDRFIFGVLTSAMHMDWLRVVGGRLESRYRYSGSMVYNTFPWPSATDPKRRTAVETAAQLVLDARKPYLPPDGEGTLADLYDPLTMPLQLARAHAELDIAVDRCYRSEKFHSSRERVEHLFALYESAASPLLPVVSTHRGRSSNKKRPTASDEMAALLTETKQELVQLDMKKSRSTLANTILRLPRWYHTVWRNLEQGFEDDGMDEMYAVLGGYIESGDFETCDKEIAAIAEVASRSPVSALIGLLTITRDSAERLPSRAALRKATASRLRALGKEDTKVLQGL